A single region of the Pseudomonas mandelii genome encodes:
- a CDS encoding response regulator — protein MRILLVEDDPMIGDAIQGALNDASYATDWVKNGLTALATLVTQHYDLVLLDLGLPGKDGLDVLDSIRGRNNSVPLLIITARDGLDDRLRGLDGGADDYLLKPFDMAELLARIRAVLRRKGGNALSLLDNGVVTLDLISKEATTTENLAVLLSSREFALLQALLIRPGAILSRSELEDRIYGWGNEVESNAVEFLIHGLRRKLGSHVIKNVRGMGWMVSKSA, from the coding sequence ATGCGGATATTGCTGGTCGAAGACGACCCGATGATCGGTGATGCCATCCAAGGCGCCCTGAACGATGCGAGTTATGCCACTGACTGGGTGAAAAACGGTCTCACTGCTCTTGCAACGCTGGTCACCCAACACTATGACCTCGTACTGCTGGATCTCGGGTTACCCGGAAAGGATGGACTAGATGTCCTAGACAGTATTCGAGGGCGCAACAACTCGGTCCCACTGCTGATCATCACCGCTAGAGACGGCTTGGATGATCGCCTTCGGGGCCTTGACGGCGGTGCTGATGACTACCTGCTCAAACCCTTCGATATGGCCGAACTTCTGGCCCGTATACGTGCCGTGTTACGACGCAAAGGTGGCAACGCCCTGTCTTTGCTGGACAACGGCGTGGTGACGCTGGACCTGATATCCAAAGAGGCTACTACCACGGAAAATCTAGCCGTCCTACTGTCCAGTCGCGAATTCGCCCTGTTGCAGGCACTGTTGATTCGGCCAGGCGCAATTCTCTCTCGCAGTGAGCTTGAAGACCGTATTTACGGCTGGGGCAATGAAGTGGAAAGCAATGCGGTGGAATTTCTGATTCACGGCCTGCGGCGC
- a CDS encoding COG4705 family protein: protein MKSAIAGWVNKVPEVTLSFWMIKILSTTVGETGADFLAVDAGFGAGPTSIGMAAVLAIALFCQFRTKGYTPWIYWLTVVLVSIVGTQITDILTDILDVSLYTSTAVFSTLLAINFLVWYRVEHNLSIREIVTPRRELFYWATVLCTFALGTAAGDLATEALGLGFTLGAVIFGALIAATLVAWHMGCNRVLTFWIAYILTRPFGASLGDLLTQSKTYGGLGMGATWTSAIFLCVIVILVAVAQISVGNRKTITQ, encoded by the coding sequence ATGAAATCCGCAATAGCCGGCTGGGTCAACAAAGTACCCGAAGTGACGCTGTCATTCTGGATGATTAAAATCTTGTCCACGACCGTAGGTGAAACAGGCGCCGACTTTCTGGCCGTCGATGCTGGTTTCGGCGCGGGGCCGACCAGTATCGGTATGGCTGCAGTACTGGCAATCGCGCTGTTCTGCCAATTTCGCACTAAAGGCTACACGCCTTGGATCTACTGGCTGACAGTCGTTCTGGTGAGCATCGTCGGAACTCAAATTACTGACATTCTGACCGACATACTGGACGTCAGCCTTTACACCAGCACGGCCGTATTTTCCACTCTGCTGGCGATCAACTTCTTGGTCTGGTACCGGGTAGAACACAACCTGTCGATCCGCGAAATTGTCACGCCGCGCCGGGAGTTGTTCTACTGGGCGACTGTACTCTGCACCTTCGCCCTGGGCACCGCCGCCGGTGACCTGGCAACCGAGGCCTTGGGCCTGGGTTTCACCCTCGGCGCTGTCATTTTCGGTGCACTGATCGCTGCCACTCTGGTTGCCTGGCACATGGGCTGCAATAGGGTGCTGACGTTCTGGATCGCCTACATTCTGACTCGTCCTTTCGGCGCCTCACTCGGTGACCTGCTGACCCAGTCTAAAACCTACGGGGGCCTCGGAATGGGTGCCACCTGGACCAGCGCCATCTTCTTGTGCGTCATTGTCATTCTGGTTGCGGTGGCGCAAATCAGCGTCGGCAACCGCAAAACCATCACTCAGTAA
- the pmrG gene encoding lipopolysaccharide core heptose(II)-phosphate phosphatase PmrG codes for MPHILINDSIISKFVPRAIRLHSKFFAVILITLLLGVIGVWFSTATSVVDLGAGNNMIKSGLEAQWRQGSVVVLVRHAERCDRSANPCLGDIEGITIEGSNAAMVVGKGLRRLGLEKARMVASPLPRARQTADFISGRVVATQEWVSECDDGFKGAVIAHKSDNENLVLITHSGCIDHFERLMGVRAGARSSAYTQAIFVQVDGRHKPNIIGSLEATEWGKIR; via the coding sequence ATGCCCCACATCCTTATCAACGACTCGATAATTTCGAAATTCGTCCCGCGCGCTATCCGTTTGCACAGCAAATTTTTCGCGGTGATCCTCATTACGCTGCTGCTCGGCGTGATAGGCGTATGGTTTTCAACGGCGACATCTGTGGTGGATTTGGGCGCGGGAAACAACATGATCAAATCAGGACTTGAAGCGCAATGGAGGCAAGGTTCCGTAGTGGTCCTGGTCAGACACGCCGAACGATGCGATCGGTCTGCAAACCCGTGCCTCGGCGACATCGAGGGCATCACCATCGAAGGAAGCAATGCTGCGATGGTGGTCGGCAAAGGTTTGCGACGACTGGGTCTCGAAAAAGCCCGGATGGTCGCCAGTCCCTTGCCCCGTGCACGCCAAACTGCCGATTTTATTTCAGGTCGGGTGGTGGCGACTCAGGAGTGGGTGAGTGAGTGCGATGATGGATTCAAAGGCGCCGTAATAGCTCATAAAAGCGACAACGAGAATTTGGTCCTGATTACTCACAGTGGCTGTATCGACCATTTCGAAAGACTGATGGGAGTACGTGCGGGAGCTCGTTCCAGCGCTTACACACAAGCCATATTCGTCCAAGTGGATGGGAGGCACAAACCAAACATCATCGGGTCGTTGGAAGCGACAGAGTGGGGAAAAATCAGATAA
- a CDS encoding response regulator transcription factor — protein MNILIIEDNRDIHDNLMDFFVLKGHHVEGALDGLTGLHLAASKFFDAIVLDVMLPGIDGNKICQSLRQISKSDVAIVMLSARDQLEDRLIGFKVGADDYVTKPFAMSEILARIEAVVSRRARKMNRVMVVADLHFDLDTMEVSRSGTSIKINPICMKLLETLMRRSPHVVKRTELEDLIWGRNRPSSDSLRSNIHMLRRALDKAFDEPLLHTVHGIGYRLCVLSTLPL, from the coding sequence ATGAATATACTGATCATTGAGGACAATCGTGACATTCACGACAACCTGATGGACTTTTTTGTTTTGAAGGGTCACCACGTCGAGGGAGCACTCGACGGCTTGACCGGGCTTCATCTCGCTGCCTCAAAATTCTTCGACGCGATTGTTCTAGATGTCATGCTCCCTGGAATCGATGGCAACAAGATTTGCCAAAGCCTGCGTCAGATTTCCAAATCCGACGTTGCCATTGTCATGTTAAGTGCACGAGACCAACTGGAAGATCGATTGATCGGCTTCAAGGTCGGTGCTGATGACTACGTCACCAAGCCGTTTGCCATGTCTGAAATTCTTGCCAGAATCGAAGCCGTGGTGTCGCGCCGCGCTCGAAAAATGAATCGGGTCATGGTTGTAGCCGATCTGCATTTTGACTTGGACACCATGGAAGTATCTCGCTCCGGGACATCCATCAAGATAAATCCTATTTGCATGAAGCTGTTGGAAACCCTCATGCGTAGAAGTCCGCATGTTGTCAAACGGACCGAGCTCGAAGATCTCATCTGGGGGCGCAACCGTCCGAGCAGCGACAGCCTTCGCAGTAACATCCATATGCTGCGCCGGGCATTGGACAAAGCCTTTGATGAACCACTGCTTCATACCGTACATGGCATTGGATACAGGCTTTGCGTCCTGAGCACCCTCCCTTTATAA
- a CDS encoding class I SAM-dependent methyltransferase, translating into MSAPVKLKFYEKYDKNNVKHYFLKHQDGLSQKLAHYRDVQMARHALHEAGDPGLVLDLPCGAGRFWSVLAENSNRVIIGADSSSEMITAALDNQPADIVKRVTPLKTSVFAIDLPGNSVDSIFSMRLIHHIGESVHRLTMLREFHRVTRDTVILSMWVDGNFKSWKRKRQGQRRRAMGEQTKYQNRFVIPRSVAEAEFKEAGFVIDSKSDFIPFFSMWRVYVLRKI; encoded by the coding sequence ATGAGCGCCCCTGTCAAACTTAAATTTTATGAGAAGTACGATAAAAATAACGTAAAACATTACTTCCTGAAGCATCAGGATGGACTGTCGCAAAAACTGGCCCATTATCGGGACGTACAGATGGCGCGCCATGCGTTACACGAGGCGGGAGACCCGGGGCTGGTTCTCGACCTTCCATGCGGCGCGGGACGGTTCTGGTCCGTACTTGCAGAAAACTCTAATCGAGTCATCATTGGCGCAGACAGTTCGTCGGAGATGATTACAGCAGCATTAGATAATCAACCTGCCGATATAGTCAAACGTGTAACGCCTCTAAAAACTTCAGTGTTCGCCATCGATTTACCTGGTAATTCGGTGGACAGCATTTTCAGCATGCGGTTGATTCATCATATTGGTGAATCCGTGCATCGATTGACGATGTTGCGAGAGTTTCACCGGGTGACGCGCGACACCGTTATCCTATCGATGTGGGTAGATGGTAACTTCAAGTCATGGAAGCGAAAGCGCCAGGGACAACGGCGTAGAGCCATGGGCGAGCAGACTAAATATCAAAATAGGTTTGTTATTCCTCGATCCGTCGCAGAAGCCGAGTTCAAGGAAGCTGGTTTCGTTATTGATAGCAAGTCTGACTTTATTCCGTTTTTTTCAATGTGGCGTGTCTACGTTTTGCGAAAGATTTAA
- a CDS encoding ABC transporter ATP-binding protein — MNALELHSICKSYGAHRALENISLVVPTGSRTVIVGPSGSGKTTLLRMIAGFEFPDRGCVTLNGQTLVDDTHEVPAHQRQIGYVPQDGALFPHMTVAANIGFGLTSKGRRKHERIAVLMDSVALDANMANRWPHELSGGQQQRVALARALAQQPRLMLLDEPFSALDTGLRASMRKLVARLLADAGVTTILVTHDQSEALSFADQLAVMRDGQLVQSGHPLDLYRYPGDEQTALFLGDAVVMPARIEAGWAHCDLGRIPVNNHRNNRCAQIMLRPEQLQLVGIVPNAVESSGCRGVVSERDFSGNTCTLIVELEALPDTDQPGRSLMVRSTGLYAPPAGSAVHVSALGHAHVLNEP, encoded by the coding sequence ATGAACGCCCTCGAACTGCATTCGATCTGCAAATCCTACGGCGCGCACCGCGCCCTGGAAAACATCAGCCTGGTGGTGCCGACGGGCAGCCGCACAGTGATCGTCGGCCCGTCGGGTTCGGGCAAAACCACGTTGCTGCGGATGATCGCCGGCTTCGAATTCCCGGACCGGGGCTGCGTGACCCTCAACGGCCAGACATTGGTCGACGACACTCACGAGGTCCCGGCACACCAACGCCAGATCGGCTACGTGCCCCAGGACGGCGCGCTGTTCCCGCACATGACCGTGGCCGCCAATATCGGTTTCGGACTGACAAGCAAGGGCAGAAGGAAACACGAGCGTATCGCTGTATTGATGGACAGCGTGGCGCTGGACGCGAACATGGCCAATCGTTGGCCTCACGAACTTTCGGGCGGCCAGCAACAGCGGGTGGCACTGGCGCGAGCCTTGGCACAACAGCCGCGCCTGATGTTGCTGGATGAGCCGTTTTCCGCCCTCGACACCGGCTTGCGTGCGTCCATGCGCAAACTGGTGGCGCGGCTGTTGGCCGACGCAGGGGTCACCACCATTCTGGTCACCCACGACCAGAGTGAGGCGCTGTCGTTTGCCGATCAGTTGGCGGTCATGCGTGACGGCCAACTGGTGCAATCCGGCCATCCGCTGGATCTTTACCGTTATCCCGGCGACGAACAAACCGCGCTGTTCCTCGGTGATGCCGTGGTCATGCCGGCCAGAATCGAAGCTGGCTGGGCCCATTGCGACCTGGGGCGGATCCCCGTCAATAACCATCGCAACAACCGCTGTGCGCAGATCATGTTGCGGCCCGAGCAATTGCAACTGGTCGGCATCGTACCGAATGCCGTGGAATCCTCGGGCTGCCGTGGCGTCGTGAGCGAGCGCGACTTCAGCGGAAATACCTGCACATTGATCGTGGAACTCGAAGCGTTGCCCGACACTGACCAACCCGGCAGATCCTTGATGGTGCGTAGTACCGGCCTCTACGCGCCGCCAGCCGGCAGTGCGGTGCACGTCTCAGCCCTAGGTCATGCCCATGTGCTGAACGAGCCTTGA
- a CDS encoding iron ABC transporter substrate-binding protein: protein MISPMPSFLKTALLATALLSAGQVFAADADGIVVYNAQHESLTKAWIEGFTQETGIKVTVRNGDDTEMGNQIVQEGAASPADVFLTENSPAMVLVDNAGLFTPVAPTTLEQVDAAYRPAHGKWVGIAARSTVFVYNPGKLPEADLPKSLLDLAEPKWKGRWAASPAGADFQAIVAAVLELKGETATLEWLKGMKANFTAYRGNSSVLKAVNAGQIDSGVIYHYYRFGDQAKTGENSKNTALHYFKHKDPGAFVSISGGGVLASSQHKEQAQAFLKWVTGKDGQAILKTGNSFEYAVGKNAESNPKLVPLQQLDAPKVDASKLDSKKAVELMTQAGLL from the coding sequence ATGATTTCCCCTATGCCCTCGTTCCTCAAAACCGCTCTACTGGCCACGGCGTTGCTGAGCGCCGGTCAGGTGTTTGCCGCCGATGCCGACGGCATTGTGGTCTACAACGCCCAGCATGAAAGCCTGACCAAAGCCTGGATCGAAGGCTTCACCCAGGAGACCGGGATCAAGGTCACAGTGCGCAATGGCGACGACACCGAGATGGGAAACCAGATTGTCCAGGAAGGCGCCGCCTCCCCTGCGGATGTATTTCTGACCGAAAATTCCCCGGCCATGGTGCTGGTGGACAACGCGGGACTGTTTACCCCAGTGGCGCCGACCACCCTTGAACAAGTCGACGCAGCCTACCGTCCGGCCCATGGCAAATGGGTGGGCATCGCGGCGCGCTCCACCGTGTTTGTCTACAACCCGGGCAAACTGCCGGAAGCGGACTTACCGAAATCACTCCTGGACCTCGCCGAGCCGAAATGGAAAGGTCGTTGGGCCGCTTCACCGGCCGGCGCCGATTTCCAGGCCATCGTCGCTGCAGTCCTAGAACTCAAGGGCGAAACCGCCACCCTTGAGTGGCTGAAAGGCATGAAGGCCAATTTCACCGCGTATCGCGGCAACAGCTCCGTGTTGAAAGCGGTCAATGCCGGGCAGATCGACAGTGGTGTGATCTACCACTATTACCGCTTCGGCGATCAGGCCAAGACCGGCGAAAACAGCAAGAACACTGCCCTGCACTACTTCAAACACAAAGATCCGGGAGCGTTTGTGAGTATCTCCGGCGGCGGCGTTCTGGCCTCCAGCCAGCACAAAGAACAAGCCCAGGCGTTCCTCAAGTGGGTGACCGGCAAGGACGGCCAGGCCATCCTCAAGACCGGCAACTCCTTTGAATACGCGGTAGGCAAAAACGCTGAATCCAACCCTAAATTAGTGCCTCTGCAACAGCTCGACGCGCCGAAAGTCGATGCGTCAAAACTCGACAGTAAAAAAGCCGTGGAACTGATGACTCAGGCCGGACTGCTTTGA
- a CDS encoding LTA synthase family protein, which translates to MRSPASAPLRFLMMVTSLWLVIFFLTRLVLLATHLSESGTAFASIFGIGVLYDLSFLLYAALPMSLYVLLCPPSLWRSRGHQWFLQGLLTLSVFAMLFTAVAEWLFWDEFGVRFNFIAVDYLVYSDEVFNNILESYPIGKLLSGLAVIAVVICIALHKPLQRVIGAPLPSWRQRLLSIAVIFALSAFVLLVVDQDTPRGKGGNTYQHELASNGPYQFFAAFRNNELDYDQFYGTLPNDVVGKNIHQELAESDVRFIGKDSLDVRRIVTQNDKTQRHNIILVIIESFSAKYMGSNGNPGNLTPNLDKLRKESLYFNNFYATGTRTDRGLEAITLSIPPTPGRSIVKRVGRESGFASLGQQLNHVGYDSVFVYGGRGYFDNMNAFFSGNGYEVVDQSSVDEAEIHFKNAWGMADEDLYQQTLKLADENFAYQKPFLLQLMTTSNHRPYTYPEGRIDIASGDGRDGAVKYTDYAIGKFLEAARKKAWFDDTIFVFVADHTAGSAGKEDLPIRNYQIPLFIYAPKLLPAREDGQLASQIDLAPTLLGLLNLNYESTFFGRNLLQPSTLPPRVLVGNYQHLGLFDGKDLAILSPRAVLRRHDDALGASHEVTVQLDDPLIARAITYYQAASYGFTHGLLNWPGSENITK; encoded by the coding sequence ATGCGTTCGCCTGCTTCCGCCCCGCTGCGTTTCCTGATGATGGTCACAAGCCTGTGGCTAGTGATTTTTTTCCTCACCCGCCTAGTGTTACTTGCTACTCATCTTTCAGAGTCGGGCACTGCATTTGCGTCGATCTTTGGCATAGGAGTCTTATACGACCTGAGCTTTTTACTGTACGCCGCACTGCCGATGAGCCTTTATGTGCTGCTGTGCCCGCCGTCGCTGTGGCGTTCACGTGGTCACCAGTGGTTTTTGCAGGGGCTACTGACGCTCAGCGTTTTCGCCATGTTATTTACTGCGGTGGCTGAATGGCTGTTCTGGGACGAGTTTGGAGTACGCTTCAATTTTATAGCCGTGGATTACTTGGTGTACTCCGACGAGGTGTTTAACAACATCCTGGAGTCCTACCCAATCGGCAAATTGCTTAGCGGGCTGGCGGTTATCGCGGTGGTCATTTGCATTGCTCTGCACAAACCTCTTCAGCGGGTAATTGGTGCGCCTTTGCCGTCCTGGCGTCAGCGCCTGCTGAGTATCGCAGTGATTTTCGCTTTGAGTGCTTTCGTTCTGTTGGTCGTTGACCAAGACACTCCACGTGGCAAGGGCGGCAACACCTATCAGCATGAGCTGGCCAGCAATGGTCCCTACCAGTTCTTCGCCGCATTTCGCAATAATGAGCTGGACTACGATCAATTCTACGGCACCTTGCCGAATGACGTAGTTGGCAAGAACATCCACCAAGAGTTGGCGGAAAGCGATGTTCGGTTCATTGGTAAGGATTCGCTCGATGTCCGTCGAATCGTGACCCAGAACGATAAGACCCAGCGACATAATATTATCTTGGTGATTATCGAAAGCTTCAGCGCCAAGTACATGGGCAGCAATGGGAACCCTGGCAACCTGACGCCTAATCTCGACAAATTGCGTAAGGAAAGCCTGTACTTCAACAACTTCTATGCCACTGGCACCAGGACGGACCGCGGCCTGGAAGCCATTACGTTGTCTATTCCGCCAACGCCGGGCCGCTCTATTGTCAAACGGGTAGGCCGTGAAAGTGGTTTTGCCAGCCTGGGCCAACAGTTGAATCACGTCGGCTATGACAGCGTGTTTGTATATGGCGGCCGTGGCTACTTTGACAACATGAACGCGTTCTTCAGCGGGAATGGTTATGAAGTTGTCGATCAAAGCAGTGTCGATGAAGCTGAGATCCATTTCAAAAATGCCTGGGGTATGGCTGATGAAGACCTCTACCAACAAACGCTGAAACTGGCAGACGAGAATTTCGCTTACCAAAAACCATTCCTGCTGCAACTGATGACCACCTCCAATCATCGTCCATACACTTACCCTGAAGGAAGGATCGATATTGCATCCGGTGACGGCCGTGACGGTGCTGTGAAATACACCGACTATGCAATCGGCAAGTTTCTTGAAGCAGCCCGAAAGAAAGCTTGGTTCGACGACACTATCTTCGTCTTTGTCGCTGACCACACCGCTGGCAGCGCGGGTAAAGAAGATCTTCCGATCCGTAACTACCAAATCCCTTTGTTCATCTATGCGCCAAAGCTCCTTCCTGCGCGTGAAGACGGTCAGCTGGCAAGTCAGATCGACCTAGCCCCAACCCTGCTCGGTCTTTTGAACCTCAATTACGAATCGACATTCTTCGGCCGCAATTTGCTTCAGCCTTCCACCCTGCCGCCCCGCGTGCTGGTAGGAAATTACCAACACCTAGGACTGTTCGATGGTAAAGATCTGGCGATTCTCAGCCCCCGAGCGGTGTTGCGACGCCACGATGATGCGCTGGGCGCCAGTCATGAAGTGACAGTTCAGCTCGACGACCCACTCATCGCACGTGCGATTACCTATTACCAAGCCGCGAGTTATGGTTTCACCCATGGCTTGTTGAATTGGCCCGGCAGTGAAAACATCACCAAGTAA
- a CDS encoding DNA-binding protein: protein MTYDNFLAELNSAGLSVKRFADLVGMQPNSVSNYKKRGEVPVHLALIASLLAEMSTHRIDYEPVIARVQPVKKRPRGAAGGGRFAGDKQTSLGFHQ from the coding sequence ATGACCTACGACAATTTTCTTGCTGAGCTCAACAGTGCGGGACTCAGTGTAAAGCGCTTTGCTGACCTCGTAGGTATGCAGCCCAACTCGGTTTCCAACTATAAGAAGCGGGGTGAAGTCCCGGTACATCTCGCATTGATCGCCAGTCTTCTCGCTGAAATGTCCACTCACCGTATCGATTACGAACCTGTCATAGCGCGAGTACAGCCCGTCAAGAAGCGGCCGCGCGGCGCTGCAGGCGGCGGCCGGTTCGCAGGCGACAAGCAGACCTCGTTGGGGTTCCACCAATGA